ATTTTTTAGGTGTTGAAAAAGTTGGTTGGCTTTGGTTGGGATTATCCAGTGTGTGCCAGATTCTTAAATTTGGCATTTCGCTCTTGGATAATCTTTTTCTTTTCGGCAAGGTTTGAAGTGTCATAGGTATAATACTTCTCGTTGACCTCGGTAGTATGTCCTAACATACTTGCGACCACTGATTTTGGTGTGCCTTTAGCTTGTAAGTCGGAACTGGTTGTTTTCCGTAGCTTAGTGATACCACCACCGTTTAATTTGTTTTCCCGGCATAACCGTGTCATGCAGTCAGTTATGTTTCTTGCATGGGTATAACTTCCATTGCCATCCGTGAAAATCCATTCACATAAAATTCCATGTTCTTCTTGTACTCGCTTGATGCGTGCCAATAAGTGATTAATCTGTCCGTCAACCGGATAGGCTCTTGATTTCTTGGTTTTAGTCTTACCAACAGAAAATTCATTTTTTAACCGATTGTGTTTTGCAGATTTATTGATACTGATGCAGATATCATTGATATCAGACCATTTCAAGGTTGATAGCTCACTAACCCTCATACCCGTGTACATTGCTAATTCTATGGCATAAGGCGGCATATATAAAGGGTTCTCCCTATAATATCCATGCAAGGCTTTTAAGATAATAGCAAGTTCAGTATCGGTATAGTATTTATCGCAGTCAGATACTTCAATTTCTCCACAATGTTTTGTAAAGTCCTTAGGCTCAAGAAATTCCACTGGATTATCTGTGATAATTTTTTCAATTCTTGCGTATCTAATCACGTTTTTTATATAGCTGAAAAACTTACGTGTGGTTTCTTTGCACAATTCAAGTCGCTTGATGGTTTCCAACATAAAAACTTTTATTGTGTTCTCATTAATCTGATTAATAGGCATCTCAGCAAAGTCTGTACCAACAAAGAAACGTTTGCAGTCAGTATTAAACTTATAGATTGAGTTATCGTCTAATTCTAAATCCTTAATACTTCGCCACATGTAATAGACTTCTAGGAAAGTAGGGCAAGTCTTTTCCTGCTTTTTTCGGGATTCCTCAATGACATAATACTCTATGATTTTACTATTCAATTTTTCCTCGTTGACACTCTCAATCTGCTTTCCCTTTGGCGGTTCAACCCCCTCTTTTGGTAAATAGCTGTACCACTTACCATTTTTTCCTTGCCAGTAGTTATACATTTTTTTGTGTAAATCAAGAACTTGTTTTTTATTCATATCAACCTGTTCTTGTATATCCGTTAGCGAAAGTATACCAGTTTTTAATTCTTGATACAATATCTTTATTGAATCTGCTCTCGACATAATGGCTTTCTCATATTGCAGGATTTCAAGGGCGTTCAGTTTAGCCAGTACAATCACGCCCCTTTTTAATTTTCAGATATGTAACACTGCTGTCTTTAAGGGGTGAGCCGTTTGTAATGATAGATTTTGTATCATACACCTGTCTGGTATATTCTTTCTGAAAGACGACATTCTCTTGTGTTAAATCCTGTAGAATATCATCTGTAAGCATTAACTTTTGTTCAATTGGCATTTTAAGGTTTTGAGATTTGAAAAATGCCTTTTTTTTGTGTTCCTTTAACTCTAGGTCTTTACCAAAATATTTGCTTAAATAACGTCCTCTGTTCTCCATGCTGTCTACATCAATGCGGTTTATTTTGATAAATCCATACGTCCATAAATCTTGTAGTTTTTCCTTTGCCACAAACGGAAAATCAAAGAAAATAACATGGTAGTGGATTGCTCCACGTTTCTGTTTCTCCCACGTTGCAATATATTTCAATGTCTGGACTTTGGTTTGATACAGATAGTAATTTAATCGTTGTATAAAATACTTAAATTCCTTGTTGGTTATAGTGATGTCTTGAATATTCTCTCGGAATGTCAGCGTTAAAAATTTGGTCTTGTTATCAAAATTGCAGTCAACAATACGGGCAATCTCCCAACGGGTTTGCTCATAGTGTTTTTGCTTGCGCTTTAAACTGTCATATTGCTTATGAGCCGACATTTCATCAAATACTTTACGTTTATGTGCTTGTGTATTACTTGTTTTTGAATCTGAATTTGAATGGCTGTAAATTGGAGTTTCATAGAAATACACTTCTTTCGTAGTAGGAGTTTCAATGATTTTCGTATTGTATACAAAACATTGTTTTGCTTTGCCCACGAAATTCACCTCGTATCCTATTTTGTATGTGCTTGTTTCTACTCCGATTTTTCGGAAGATGTTGTTTTATATATCAAGTAAAGATAGAACGATATCTGTTTCCTTAAATGGTGCAGATAGTCAGCACCTTATGACGTTGTCCGGCACTGACTATCTGCCCCCTTTAGGGAACTATTTTGTTCCGGCTTTTCTGATATTGGCAGCTTCTGCTTTGACGGATAAGCGTCCATTATAAAGACTCGCCCATGTATGTAGTCCCTCAAATGAAACGGTCACTTGTCCTCTTTGCTCCAATTCTTCATTAGACACAAGCTGATTGGCATTTTTAACGCCAACTTTGATTTTCTCAAATTTCAGCTTTGGAAAAAGAACAGTGTAGTAGAAGCCTAGTTTCTCTTTGGTGTTGTAGTCAATCCATTCAGATACTTCGACTAATTGAAATTGTTCCTCCAGTTTGTCCGGGTTTAAAATGAAATCAGTTCCTCTAATCAATAAATATGACCTCCTTAAAATATTTGATTATCTGATATTCAGATATTTATTATAATACAGCACAGAATAAGCGATGTCAAGAGAAATATCTTAATATCCGATAAAAAGATTGACAGAGTGAAAACATTGAAATATAATGAGCATAAACAAGGAGGATTGCGATGAATAAAATAAAAGAATTGAGAAAAGAAAATAACATCACAGTTGCGGAATTGGCAAAAGAGTTGGGAATTTCACAAAGTATGCTGACTAACTATGAAAATGGGAATGGAACTCCAAGGGATGATTCTATATGGGATAGGTTATCACAACTGTTTGGCGTAAGCAAAAGTCATGTTATGGGATTGACTACAGATATTGATGTGGTTCACAGAAAGAAAAAATTTAAAGCGGTTGTGGATATGTCAGAACCCATATCAATACAAGTGGAAAATCAAACAGACATTGATATCTTGACTAAGTTGGACCTACTGGATGATGAAGATACAAACAAGGTATTAGACTTTATTAACAATCTTCTTACTATAAAGAAATATGAGGGAATTGAAGATAGTCCAATCGAATATGTGACGAAATAGCAGAAGTAATCTAAGGCGTCCACTTGCCCAGCCGACCCGCCGCCCTGTTAGGAACCGTCGCTCTGGGCATCCTTCGGAACGTTGGTTTTTGAAAGAACACGAACAAGAAAGAACTAGATGTGGAAAGTATACAGAGAATAGCAGACAGCACGATTGCGAAAGTGTTGTCTGTTATTCTTTTTCTTAGTCATATTCAAAAACAACGGTTTTAAAGGGTTTCTCTCCATAACGAATCAGCCATGCAGAATAATAGAGATTGATTTCAAGGGTAGTAGGAGTGCCGTTAATCTTGTTGTGTTCTGTTTCGATTTTACGAATAGTCTCATCAATTCCCCAATATTTGTAAACAATAACAGTTAGCTCCGTGTCTCGTGTGCCTTGATTACTGAATGACATGCTGTTACGGACATGGTAATCGGGCAGACTGATGTAATAGCAGATTCCGGCAATTAGACAGAACAATAAAAATGTAGTTATGACTTTTATTTTCATGTGTATGCACCTCTCTTTCTTAAATCCCTAAGGGGATAACTATATAGTACCTCGCTGTATAGTGAATTACTACATAAAGATTTATTAAATATACTTTGTGTAGGGGTGATGTATATGAATTATGGACATTTAGAGTTAAGGATAGAAGAACTGTTGAAAGAACGGGATATCAGTAAGAATACCATTTGCAAAGAGTTGGATATTCCGAGGTCAAATTTTAACAGATATTGCAGAAATGAATTTCAAAGGCTGGATGCAAATTTGATTTGTAAGTTATGTGATTATTTTGATTGTGAAGTTGGCGAATTGATTTGTTATGTAAAAGAATAACGAGCTGTTGCTGTTATTGGCATGGAATGGATAAAAGGGTATGCGGAGGTGTGAAAGTCTCTCATACCTTTTTACTTGTGTATTTTATAAAATCGAATTATACTGTGAGTAGTGAAAGTTAAGCAAATAGAATTTGTAAATCTGGACAAATCCGATTTATTATATGAAAGGAAATTATATTATGAAAATTGATGTATGTTCAAAGAAAGAACAGGATTATATTATTGAAAGACTGGTGGAATATAATCTATCTCAGGTTGAGGCTAAACAGAAAGAAAATTTCATAGATTTAAGCAAGAAAATCGGTAAGGATGATAAGATTGTTGCTGGTATTGTAGCAAGGATGTATTGTTGGAATGTAGTTTATGTTGATACATTGTGGGTCGATTCTAGTTATAGAGGGAAAAAACTTGGTAGCTTACTTTTAGAAGAAGTTGAAAATGATGCTAAATCAAAAGGTGCTAAACTTATTCATCTTGATACATTTGATTTTCAAGCCAAAGAATTTTATGAGAAGCAAGGGTATATTGTATTTGGTATATTAGAAAATTGTCCAGAAAAGCATTATAGATATTATTTGAAAAAAGTCTTATAGTTCTTAAATCAAACTTTTGGTCAATATATAAAACTCGACAACTTCCAGTTTGTCAAAATTAAGTACATAATCTTGCTTGGCACAATGGCGGAAATTAGCCACAGGGAACACCTATGGCTAGTGTTTTTTAGCTAATCTATTGAATTTAATAAACTTTTAGAACAAACGGATATACAAGTTTTCCTTTCTGACCGTTTAGGTCGCTTGTTTATATTTGTCATTGGTTGGCTTTTGGTTGGGATTCTTAAATACCCCTTACAAAGCCCGTAAATACGTTGTTCGTTGACCGTAGAGGTCGCAAGTTCAAATCTTGTCACTCCGACTATGATTGGTCGCAAAGCTGATATATGGTTAGTTTTGTGGCTTTTCTTTTTTTGTAAAGTTGTAGTTTAAATATTTTCCATGGTATACTGAGTTTATAGAGTTGGAAGGGGGAATATTATGACTGATAAAAAAGAAAAGTCAATGATACAGTATTTCTTATTATTCATGTTTAGTTTTGAAATTCTATTTATTTTTTTGGGGATTTTATATAATCAGGTGTTTCATTTAAAAAAATTCTCAGAAGGTTATATTTTGATGCTTTTACCAACCATGAGTACTTTGTTTGCAAAACAACGGGCATCAAGTCAGAATGAATCCAATAAATTTTTTAAGTTTTATAAAATTTGTTTTGCAGGAATGACGATATATACTGTAATATCTGTTGTTATTCCAAGTAGTGCCGTTATATCTCAAATATTGATGATAGCTGAATCATTATGTAGTATTTACTTTTTACAATCCATTGGAGAAAATACTTTGGCAAATATAGGTCTGTCTTATAATGTTTCGTTTAAGGAAGTATTGAAATATGCGTTGCTTTATATCGCTATTTTTATTCTTATGGTTCGAGTGGAATTCGTATGTGATTATCTAAAAACAGGAGATGTAGCGCAATTAAAGGTTCCATTGGCAGATGTGAAACAGCTAGTTGGTTTTGTTCCACTGTTTATCTTTACATTTATTGTATTCTTGGGCGAGGAATATGGTTGGGGATATTTTATGTTTCCATTGCTGGAGAAGGAATATGGGGTTTATAAAGCAATATTTTTCCTTGGAACGATAGAAGTGCTTTTTCATTTGCCGATAGATTATATGATAACTAAACTTCCAATTACTTTTTTTATTGGACGGTCTGTTATGCTTATTAGCCATACAATTTTTATGTGTTGGATTTATAAGCGGACATCAACTATATGGATTGCAGTGGTGATTCATTTCTTAAATAATAATTTATTAGGATTATGGAAATTAACAGAGAATAGCTTTACATTTTCAACGCCATTGGCAGTCATTTGTTATGTTGTAATATTCGGCTCGTTTATCTTTTCAAAAACATTAAAAAATCAAAGAAAGCCAGTTGCAAAGGAATTTTCTGTGCTATAATGAAAGAACAGCTTGATTGTGCCAAGGCACATTCATTGTTCTAGGAGTGACATCATGAAAATAGGTATTTTTGACTCGGGCATGGGTGGGTTGTCTGTTCTGCACCGTGCACTTCGCATGATACCAGAAGCAGATTTTCTCTATTATGCGGACGAGGAGCACGTCCCATATGGGGAAAAAACAAGAGAGCAAGTCCGGGGATATATTGACGAAATTATAGCATTTATGATAAAGAAGCAGGTAGATGCGATTGTGATTGCCTGCAATACAGCTACGAGTGTGGCCACAAAAGAATACAGAAGTCAGTTTCCACTGCCGATTGTGGGCATGGAACCGGCAGTGAAAAAAGCAGTAGAAGAATATGCTGACAGACCGGGAAGAATCCTGGTGGCAGCAACACCAATCACAATTCAAGGAGACAAGCTTCATCACTTGGTGGACCGGGTGGATAAGCGTGATATGGTAGATCTGGTTGCGCTCCCAAAGCTGGTTAGATTTGCAGAGCAGGAAATATTTGATCAGGATCAGGTTGTGCCGTATCTTAAGGAGGCGCTGAAGGATTATCCATTAGAGGAATATAAAGCATTTGTCCTTGGCTGTACGCATTTTAATTATTTCAAAGAGAGCTATCAGGAGATTTTCCCGAATAAGATAGAATTTGTAGATGGAAATGAAGGAGCACTTCGGGAATTAATCCGTAGAATGGAAAAAGAGTGTGATACGATCAGTGTGAAGAATGGGGCTAATGATGCAGAGGAATTTTCAAAAACTGATCGGGTTACATATTATTTTTCTGGTAAGCAGATTTCAGCGGCAGACCAGATACGTATTGACAAATATATGTGTCAGTTAGACCGAATGGCACTTATATAAAATCCCATATAAAGGAGGATGACAAATATGAGGTATCAGATTCAGGGAGATACTCTTCCGGTTGTGATCTGCCAGCTTGAAGCGGGTGAGCGGATGATTACGGAAGGAGGCGGTATGTCCTGGATGTCTCCGAACATGAAGATGGAGACAACGACCAATGGAGGGATTGGGAAAGCTGTAGGAAGAATGTTCTCAGGAGAGAAGATGTTCCAGAATATTTACACTGCACAGGGAGGCAACGGAATGATCGCATTTGCTTCTTGCTTTCCAGGATCGATTCGTGCATTTAACATCAGACCGGGGCAGGAAATGATCTTCCAGAAGAGTGCATTTCTGGCAAGTGAAGCGGGAGTACAGTTGTCTGTACATTTCCATAAGAAAGTGGCTTCCGGATTATTTGGAGGAGAAGGATTTGTTCTTCAGAAAGTCAGCGGACAGGGAGTTGCATTTGCGGAATTTGACGGACATGTAGTGGAATATGAACTGCAGCCGGGACAGCAGATTGTGATTGATACGGGACATCTTGCAGCAATGACAGCCAGTTGTCAGATGGATATTCAGACTGTGCCGGGCGTGAAGAATATGCTTTTTGGAGGCGAAGGGCTGTTTAATACCGTGATTACAGGACCGGGAAGGGTATGGCTTCAGACAATGCCGATCAGTAATGTTGCCGGGGCACTCAGACCATATATTCCGTCAGGCTCATAAGGTGAGGTATTTATAAGGCGCACGGATAAAAAACTGGTTATTATAGGTGCAATTCAAATTTGCATATAGCCAAGTTTTGAATCCGTGCGTTTATAATTTTAACAATACAGGAATAGAGGAAGTGAGATGGAAATGGAGAAGGTGAAGAAGGAGCTCATGCATATGTTTCATGCGTGGAGAATATTGTTAGGGAGTCTGGTGAAATGGATTCTATTATCGATTGTGATTGGCGGTGTGATCGGTGTCATCGCCAGTGCATTTGCGAATCTGATCACGTGGGCAACGGACTTTCGTATGGGGCATATGTGGATGGTATATCTGCTGCCTTTTGCAGGTCTCATGATTGTTTTTCTTTATCATGTTACGGGGCAAGAGAAGAATGCCGGAACAGATATGGTGCTTATGGTAGTACGGTCAGATCAGAATACGATGCCGGGAAGAGTGGCACCATTGATTTTGATTGCGACAGCTTTGACGCATTTGTTTGGAGGTTCTGCCGGCCGGGAAGGTGCGGCACTTCAGTTTGGGGCAAGCCTCGGAAATTGGCTGGGACGTAAGATACATTTGAATGAGAGTGATAAACGTATTATGACGCTGGCGGGTATGAGCGCAGCTTTTGCAGCACTATTTGGAACGCCGATGGCAGCAGCAGTGTTCCCGATGGAGGTTATCAGCGTCGGGATTATGTATTATGCAGCGCTCGTTCCGTGCGTGTTCTCCGCATTTATCGGAGAGCGGATTTCAATCTTTATGGGAGTTCGGACATTGACTGCGCCGTATCCCGTAGAAGAAGTTCCGAATTTTTATGGAATCGCGTGGGGAAAAGCAATTCTTCTGGCAATCTGTTTTGCATTTGCCGGAGCGCTGTTTTGCGTGATGTTACATATTTTTGAAAAGCAGTTGAAAAAATGGTTTCAGAATCCGTACCTTCGTGTGTTTGTTGGAGGTGTGACAGTCGTTCTTTTGTGGAAGATTACGGGAACAGATACCTATCTGGGGCTTGGTGGAGGTACGATTGCGCAGAGCTTTGCAGAACCGCAGAAATTGTGGGTTTTTTTGCTGAAAATACTATTTACATGTATCACACTTTGTTCTGGTTTTAAAGGCGGTGAGATAGTCCCGTCACTGTTTATTGGGGCGACATTCGGCTCCGCACTGGCACCGATATTTGGCTTGCCGGTAGATATCTGTGCAGCGTGTGGCATGGTAGGCGTGTTCTGTGCTGTGACAAACAGTCCGATCAGCTCCCTTCTGATTGCATTTGAGCTGTTTGGATTTGCAGGAATGCCGTATTTCTGTACCGTAATAGCAGTCAGCTATCTGCTGTCTGGATATCAGAGCCTTTATAAAGCGCAGAAGATTGTGTACTCCAAGACGGAAAATAAATACATAGATAGAAATACGACCTCTTAAAATAATAAAAATGCCACACAGACAGGTGACGAAAGAAAGCCTTGAATCTGTGTGGCGCTTTTGCTAAAAAAACAATCAATTGAAATTAGTTAGCGTCGCAGGACTGCAATCACGACTCCGAATTTTAGCCATTGTACCATATCGGTATGATTGTTCGGGTCAACTGTGATAATATCGCCATAACCGTTGATCGGGAGCAGCTGACAAGGATTTCCCTGTTGCATCTTGCGGATAAATGCGCGGCCGGTCGGCTTGTGGATCAGGATACAGGTGTCACCGTCACGCGGAGGTTTCTTTGAAATTCCCAGGATATCATTTCTGACATACACAGGATTAAGGTGGTTGGAAGTAATGCGAATGCCACAATGCAGGCGTTCACCATATTTCTTAATATATTCTGGACAGTAGATACGTTCTTCATTCGCAGAATCCAGTACCATACCATCTTCCATGTTGCCGGTCAGTACAAGAACATCCAGCATATTTTCTGAATCCTGCTCGTGACTCATCATTTCCAGTTCGAAATCAATCTTGCCACTGATGTATGCCTTCTGGCGATTATTTAACAGACGAAACTTTTTCAGACATTCCATTTCCGGATTATCATTTCCAAATAACTCATAAAGAAAATGCCCTGTCAGTTTGTAGATTTGCATGGCGATCATGATATCAATTTTGTCAGTCCTCCGAGAAATGATATTTTTGTAAGTAGACACTGAAATTTCCAGTTTGGATGCAAATTCTGCCTGTGTCATTCCAAGATTTAAACGTTCCTTTTCCAAATTCTGGACAAAACAGTCCAATAATACATTTTTCGTCATATTTGTCTCGATTTCCCCTTTTTTGTTTGCTGGAATAATGGACAAAAAACTGACCATTTATAAAATGATGTTGAAAAAAAGTCGTAAATTTCGGTTAAGTAATTAGCTTAGTAGTTGGATATAATACTTTATGTAAGTATTATATCAAGTGCATTTTTTTAAATCAACTACAGAATCAGGGGGGACGTAACATGGAGAATGCAACATTACAAGTTTTATCGAAATGCAATATTACGCCAAAATATAAAGGGTATACATATTTACCAGTGGCGGTCAGACTGGCGGATCAGTACATGAGAGAGCCGCTGTGCATTATGGCTGATATTTATCCTGTTATTGGACAAATCTATGACGAATCGCCAAGAAAAGTAGAGCGGGCAATCCGGAAGGTTGTAGAAGTGGGGTGGCAGAACAACCGGGAATATATGGTGGAGATTATGGGATTTGGTGCGAAGAAATGTCCTGGAAGCGCGCAGTTTATTGATGCACTTGTGTATTATATCAACTGGAAGATGACTCACACCTCGCAGCAAGAATGCCGAGGCATTCTTGAAACTCAACAGTAATCCACAGCCAGCTTTGAGAGGAATTGTCTAAGAGAAGATTGAAAGAAAGGAAAAGAACAAAAAAAGAACATAAAAAAGTTGAAAAAATGTCTTGCAAAGAAAAAAAACATGTGCTAACATAAGAGCATCTTTTTAGAGACAGTATAAAAAATGCAAAGAAAGAGACTCTGTTCGTGATAACTTGACAGGAATATGACGCCACCGACTGAGAGCGTCATTTGAGGGAAAGGAACAATAGGGAACACTCTGGAGCAGACTGAGCGAAAGCAATTCAGGTTTAAATTTACAGCAATTGCAGGTAGAGCAGTACGCTGGCACGCGTTATGTGCGAGAGATGAATTCAAAGACGAGTTCAAAAGCGGGTGGTACCGCGGATATTAAGATAATCCGTCCCGGAATACGATTATGTATTCCGGGACTTTTTGCATTAAGAAAGATACTTTCTGAAAGAAAAATATTAAAAGAGTAATAAAATGGAACAAAATTTAACAGGAGGGAAACAGTCATGGAATACCAGACAGGCGTAAAGAAGAAAGATACATTGGAGATTACAGAACTTTTAAATGCAAAGACCAGCGAGGCAGTAAAAGTCAATGGTGCAGTGCATACAATCCGTGATATGGGGACAGTTGCATTTGTAATCTTAAGAAAAAGAGAAGGCCTGCTCCAGTGTGTATACGAAGAAGGCAGTGCCACATTTGATCTGAAAGAAATCAAAGAAGCATCAACGCTTGAAGTCGAAGGGGTGCTTGAGCAGAATGAAAAAGCGCCGAATGGCATTGAAATCCGCATGAAAAAAGTTAAAATCTTAAGTCAGCCGGAAGATGAGATGATGCCGCTTGCAATTTCCAAGTGGAAATTAAACACTTCTCTGGAGGCAAAGTTAAATTATCGTTCCATTTCTCTTAGAAATATCAGGGAGCGTGCAAAATTCCGGATTCAGGAAGGACTGACAAGAGCATTTCGTGATTTTCTATATAGTCAGGAATTTACTGAAATTCATACACCGAAGATTGGAGCCAAAAGTGCAGAAGGTGGTGCAAACTTATTTAAGCTGGAATATTTCCACCGCCCGGCAGTGCTCCAGCAAAGTCCTCAGTTCTACAAACAGATGATGGTCGGTGTGTTTGACCGGGTATTTGAAACGGCGCCGGTGTTCCGTGCTGAGAAGCATAATACGAAGAGACATTTGAACGAATATACGAGTCTGGACTTCGAGATTGGCTATATTGATGGATTTGAGGATATTATGGGAATGGAGACAGGATTTCTCCAGTATGCCATGGAACTTTTAAAAAAAGATTATGCCAGAGAACTGAAGATTCTGAATGTGGAACTTCCGAAAGTAGATCAGATTCCGGCAGTAAAATTCAGTGAGATCAAAGAGCTGGTAGCTGAGAAATATAATCACAAGATGCGTAACCCATTTGATCTGGAGCCGGAAGAAGAAGTACTGATCGGAAAATATGCAAAAGAAGAGTGGGGCAGCGATTTTGTATTTGTTACGCACTATCCGTCCAAGAAGCGTCCATTTTACGCGATGGACGATCCGGAGGATCCGAAATATACACTGAGCTTTGATCTTCTCTTCCGTGGTCTTGAGATTACGACCGGAGGTCAGAGAATCCACGATTATCAGACACTTCTAAAGAAGATTGAAGTAAGAGGCATGACGACAGAAGGT
The sequence above is drawn from the Dorea formicigenerans genome and encodes:
- the aspS gene encoding aspartate--tRNA(Asn) ligase, with amino-acid sequence MEYQTGVKKKDTLEITELLNAKTSEAVKVNGAVHTIRDMGTVAFVILRKREGLLQCVYEEGSATFDLKEIKEASTLEVEGVLEQNEKAPNGIEIRMKKVKILSQPEDEMMPLAISKWKLNTSLEAKLNYRSISLRNIRERAKFRIQEGLTRAFRDFLYSQEFTEIHTPKIGAKSAEGGANLFKLEYFHRPAVLQQSPQFYKQMMVGVFDRVFETAPVFRAEKHNTKRHLNEYTSLDFEIGYIDGFEDIMGMETGFLQYAMELLKKDYARELKILNVELPKVDQIPAVKFSEIKELVAEKYNHKMRNPFDLEPEEEVLIGKYAKEEWGSDFVFVTHYPSKKRPFYAMDDPEDPKYTLSFDLLFRGLEITTGGQRIHDYQTLLKKIEVRGMTTEGMDQYLATFKHGMPPHGGLGIGLERLTMQLLGEDNVRETTLFPRDLSRLEP